From Argopecten irradians isolate NY chromosome 12, Ai_NY, whole genome shotgun sequence, one genomic window encodes:
- the LOC138336592 gene encoding protein bicaudal D-like, translating to MISGNFSALSKHQDTFRKQQKSGIHQEDSFLLETATREESYKSVILDLETELKTCKQALERFEGENERLNSAVLELQQSSDSLEEQRRQYKNELREYKIRENRNLVDYAELEDENISLQKQVSQLKQGQVEYEGMKHEIKRLQEEADDLHIQLEDAMGLKRIVEKNLDEALNSLQHEREQKHAYKKELDQRLSQESMFNLSNLAHFGGLSEGLKDLVPNNNDFEEDNEEGEQNNPALKRIEADFKQEETKSPVKPGPGKVNDILSEIQENEVKKLEQMLSQSENEKLELQSALDEAQKLIQDTQTDLVEQKQRADQLKAQISTLIQGESQGTFAKNGSPGENKYSNALQEINNLHEELNRLQERSQLGGSKSDKSIEEAIEAMKNKCNGYHDTIIELGKDLKSMSLAAGEAQGSLTTTQDELVRVTEELAQLYHLVCEVSGETPSRVMLDHVKSAAMMSRQDRESSEEKEDKEGSEKSAKLKSKSKKDVVNGDIKGDPISCYKLTETIIDQVKYLKRGVEHLMEVSQQRSVDTENQDVQELQEQVVKLKAMLSTKREQIATLRSVLKANKSAAEVALANLKQKYLTEKVIVTETMVKLRNELKALKEDAATFASLRAMFAQRCDEYVTQLDEMQRQLASAEEEKKTLNSLLRMAIQQKLTLTQRLEDLEFDRERRNMRRQGGGGGGGGGGRSKMGASKVCLSIPGRDCIRGEDTMLTGTP from the exons atgatTTCTGGAAACTTCAGC GCCTTGAGCAAACATCAGGACACCTTTCGCAAGCAGCAGAAGAGTGGCATCCACCAAGAGGATAGCTTTCTGCTTGAGACTGCAACACGGGAAGAAAGTTACAAATCTGTGATCTTAGACCTAGAAACAGAACTAAAGACATGTAAACAGGCGCTAGAACGATTCGAGGGCGAGAACGAACGATTAAACTCCGCCGTTCTAGAACTCCAACAAAGTTCCGACTCTCTCGAGGAACAAAGACGCCAGTACAAAAATGAACTGCGGGAGTACAAGATTCGAGAGAATCGGAACTTGGTCGATTACGCCGAGTTGGAGGATGAAAATATCTCGTTACAAAAACAAGTATCACAACTAAAACAGGGCCAGGTAGAATATGAAGGAATGAAACATGAGATCAAACGCCTTCAAGAAGAGGCAGACGACCTTCACATTCAGTTAGAAGATGCGATGGGCCTCAAACGGATTGTAGAAAAAAATCTTGATGAGGCTCTGAATTCACTTCAGCATGAGCGAGAGCAGAAACATGCTTATAAAAAAGAACTGGATCAGCGCTTAAGTCAGGAGTCTATGTTTAATCTGAGTAACCTTGCTCATTTTGGAGGACTAAGCGAGGGTCTAAAAGATCTTGTCCCTAACAATAACGATTTTGAGGAGGATAACGAGGAGGGGGAACAAAACAATCCCGCCCTCAAACGAATCGAAGCCGACTTTAAACAGGAGGAAACCAAATCACCGGTGAAGCCAGGACCAGGCAAAGTGAATGACATTCTCAGTGAAATTCAGGAAAATGAAGTGAAAAAGCTAGAACAAATGTTAAGCCAGAGTGAAAACGAAAAGTTAGAACTCCAATCGGCTCTCGATGAAGCCCAAAAATTAATACAAGATACGCAAACAGACTTAGTCGAACAGAAACAGCGGGCTGATCAGCTCAAAGCTCAGATTAGTACTCTAATTCAAGGAGAATCTCAGGGAACATTTGCCAAAAACGGGAGTCCTGGGGAGAATAAATACTCAAACGCTTTACAGGAGATTAATAACTTACACGAGGAACTGAATCGCCTCCAAGAGCGAAGCCAACTTGGAGGGTCAAAATCTGATAAGAGTATAGAAGAAGCCATTGAGGCAATGAAGAATAAGTGTAACGGTTACCATGACACCATTATTGAACTTGGAAAGGATCTCAAATCTATGTCACTTGCCGCGGGTGAAGCTCAGGGCAGCCTAACTACCACACAGGATGAACTGGTCAGGGTTACCGAGGAGCTTGCACAACTGTACCACTTGGTTTGTGAGGTCAGCGGAGAAACGCCGAGCCGTGTTATGTTAGATCATGTGAAATCAGCTGCAATGATGTCACGACAGGACCGAGAGAGCAGCGAAGAAAAGGAAGACAAGGAAGGCTCGGAGAAATCGGCCAAACTGAaatcaaaatccaaaaaggaCGTTGTGAATGGTGACATTAAGGGTGATCCAATTTCCTGTTACAAACTGACCGAAACCATCATTGACCAGGTGAAATATCTGAAGCGTGGTGTTGAGCACCTCATGGAGGTGTCGCAGCAACGGTCAGTAGACACAGAAAACCAGGACGTTCAGGAACTGCAGGAACAGGTGGTCAAACTGAAGGCCATGCTTTCCACCAAACGCGAACAGATTGCAACACTCCGCAGCGTGCTGAAGGCCAACAAGTCTGCCGCTGAAGTTGCTCTGGCGAATCTGAAACAGAAATACCTCACAGAAAAGGTCATAGTAACTGAAACCATGGTGAAATTGAGAAATGAACTCAAAGCACTTAAAGAGGATGCTGCTACGTTTGCTTCGTTGCGAGCGATGTTCGCTCAGAGGTGTGATGAGTATGTAACTCAGCTAGACGAAATGCAACGTCAACTGGCGAGTGCCGAGGAGGAAAAGAAAACACTCAATTCCTTGTTGAGGATGGCAATTCAGCAGAAATTGACCTTGACGCAGAGGTTGGAGGACCTAGAGTTTGACCGAGAGCGTCGCAACATGCGCCGCCAAGGTGGCGGTGGCGGTGGTGGCGGCGGGGGCCGAAGTAAAATGGGGGCTTCCAAA